Proteins encoded by one window of Lactobacillus sp. ESL0684:
- a CDS encoding 5'-methylthioadenosine/adenosylhomocysteine nucleosidase: MKIAIIVPMEIEATYYQKYFHSGTKEVFGSCVFEHFSGTKNDIYIGLSGIGKVQAAMNLTSLLSQIKIDLVLMTGTAGSLQTFVHRSDLILADSFSYHDAHNTLAGNYVEGQIPGEPAEFRLESPAKTAFADFLQAENIKVQTGLIVTGDSFIGSDEQKAIIKTNFPDALGVEMEGAAFAQVVDHFRTPLIALRAISDNGDQEADGDFDHFAQEVGAKAAKLICKYLKKMMKNDASLFG, translated from the coding sequence ATGAAAATAGCGATTATTGTTCCAATGGAAATTGAAGCAACATATTATCAGAAATATTTTCACTCAGGTACTAAGGAAGTGTTCGGATCTTGTGTGTTCGAGCACTTTTCTGGTACTAAAAACGATATTTATATTGGTCTGAGTGGAATTGGTAAAGTCCAGGCTGCAATGAACCTAACTAGTTTATTGAGCCAAATAAAAATTGATTTGGTATTGATGACTGGAACTGCTGGTTCATTGCAGACTTTTGTTCATCGGTCAGATTTAATTCTGGCTGACTCATTCAGCTATCACGATGCACATAATACGCTTGCGGGAAATTATGTTGAGGGACAAATTCCGGGTGAGCCTGCTGAATTTAGATTGGAGTCTCCTGCAAAAACAGCTTTTGCCGACTTTTTGCAAGCAGAAAATATCAAAGTACAAACTGGCTTAATTGTGACCGGTGATTCCTTTATTGGTTCGGATGAACAAAAGGCGATAATTAAAACCAATTTTCCTGATGCTTTAGGAGTAGAGATGGAAGGGGCTGCTTTTGCACAAGTTGTTGACCATTTTAGAACGCCGTTAATTGCTTTGCGGGCGATTTCTGATAATGGTGATCAAGAAGCTGACGGTGACTTTGATCATTTTGCCCAAGAAGTGGGTGCCAAGGCAGCAAAATTAATTTGTAAATATTTAAAGAAGATGATGAAAAATGACGCAAGTTTATTTGGATAA